The following coding sequences are from one Delphinus delphis chromosome 17, mDelDel1.2, whole genome shotgun sequence window:
- the LOC132440295 gene encoding LOW QUALITY PROTEIN: dipeptidase 2-like (The sequence of the model RefSeq protein was modified relative to this genomic sequence to represent the inferred CDS: inserted 1 base in 1 codon), which produces MPGTSSTPSPRERTRALMRDFPLVDGHNEMPLVLRQFYHNGLQDVNLHNFSHGQTXLDRLNDGLRGAQFWSAYVPCQTHERDAVRLTLEQIHLIRLMCASYSELELVTSVKALNNARKLACLIGVEDGHSLDSSLSSLRTFYALGVHYVTLTHTCNTPWTQSSAKGIRPFHSNVSQLTGFGEKVVAEMNRLGMMVNLSHVSDAIARRALEVSQAPVIFSHSASRGMCKNTRNVPEDILQLLKKNGGIVMVSLSVWVLQCNLLANVSTVAGEPHPGLSENSDLELKLGPNLGRASEEPQWFDPPVGNRCSSQNPNNGRYTAPWCHVELEPQNQNCDTDGYQGGCQTMLYVKNIKKISTIRTFV; this is translated from the exons ATGCCGGGCACCTCCAGCACCCCAAGTCCGCGGGAGCGCACGCGGGCCCTGATGCGGGACTTCCCGCTTGTGGACGG CCACAACGAGATGCCCCTGGTCCTGAGGCAGTTTTACCACAACGGGCTACAGGATGTTAATCTGCACAATTTCAGCCATGGCCAGA GGTTGGACAGGCTGAACGATGGTCTCAGAGGTGCGCAG TTCTGGTCAGCCTACGTCCCATGCCAGACCCACGAACGGGATGCTGTGCGCCTCACCCTGGAGCAAATTCACCTCATCCGCCTCATGTGTGCCTCCTATTCTGAGCTGGAGCTTGTGACCTCAGTTAAAG CTCTCAACAATGCCCGGAAGTTGGCTTGCCTCATTGGTGTGGAGGACGGCCACTCACTGGACAGTAGCCTCTCCAGCTTGCGTACCTTCTATGCTCTGGGTGTGCACTACGTGACACTCACCCACACCTGCAACACGCCCTG GACGCAGAGCTCAGCAAAGGGTATCCGCCCCTTCCACAGCAATGTCAGTCAGCTGACCGGCTTTGGCGAG AAGGTGGTGGCAGAAATGAACCGCCTGGGCATGATGGTGAACTTGTCCCATGTCTCAGATGCTATAGCACGGCGAGCCCTAGAAGTGTCACAGGCACCTGTCATCTTCTCCCACTCAGCTTCCCGGGGTATGTGCAAGAACACTCGGAATGTTCCTGAAGATATCCTGCAGCTTCTG AAGAAGAACGGTGGCATCGTGATGGTGTCCTTGTCCGTGTGGGTGCTGCAGTGCAACCTGTTAGCCAACGTGTCTACTGTGGCAGGTGAGCCTCACCCTGGGCTCTCTGAAAACTCTGATTTGGAGCTGAAGCTGGGTCCAAATTTGGGGAGGGCTTCAGAAGAGCCCCAGTGGTTTGACCCACCTGTTGGCAATAGGTGCAGCTCCCAAAACCCCAATAATGGACGGTACACAGCACCTTGGTGCCATGTGGAACTGGAGCCACAGAATCAAAACTGCGATACTGATGGGTATCAGGGAGGCTGTCAGACAATGCTTTATgtcaaaaacataaagaaaatatccaCTATCAGAACTTTTGTTTGA